A region from the Bradyrhizobium erythrophlei genome encodes:
- the gcvT gene encoding glycine cleavage system aminomethyltransferase GcvT, with the protein MLARDDKSPLKTTPLHALHVSSGGKMVPFAGYDMPVQFASGVLREHLHTREAAGLFDVSHMGQIALRPKSGKLEDAALALERLVPQDMLSVAPGRQRYAQFTNDAGGILDDLMVANFGKLLFLVVNAACKAEDEAHLRAGLSDICVIEPLRGRALLALQGSKAESVLAKLCAEAPAMRFMDAGPHRVDGIDCFVSRSGYTGEDGFEISVPAEQAERLAKTLLANGDVLPIGLGARDSLRLEAGLCLYGHDIDTSTTPVEGALEWSIQKSRRKGGARAGGFPGADRIFGQFEQGAPRRRVGLRPEGRAPVREGAPLFADASSSEQIGAVTSGGFGPSLNAPVAMGYLPTPRATLGTTVFAELRGQRLPLRVAAMPFVANTYKR; encoded by the coding sequence ATGCTTGCGCGCGACGACAAATCTCCGTTGAAAACCACCCCTTTACACGCCCTGCACGTATCCAGCGGCGGCAAAATGGTGCCGTTCGCCGGTTACGACATGCCGGTGCAATTCGCATCAGGCGTGCTCCGGGAGCACCTGCATACCCGCGAGGCCGCAGGCCTGTTCGACGTCTCGCATATGGGCCAGATCGCGCTACGGCCGAAATCCGGCAAGCTGGAAGATGCGGCGCTAGCGCTGGAACGGCTGGTGCCGCAGGACATGCTCAGCGTTGCACCGGGACGACAGCGCTACGCCCAGTTCACCAATGACGCGGGCGGGATTCTCGACGACCTGATGGTCGCGAATTTCGGCAAGCTTTTGTTTCTGGTGGTCAACGCCGCCTGCAAGGCCGAGGACGAGGCCCATCTGCGGGCCGGCCTGTCGGATATCTGCGTGATCGAGCCGCTTCGCGGCCGCGCGCTGCTGGCGCTGCAGGGATCGAAGGCCGAATCGGTGCTGGCAAAACTTTGCGCGGAGGCGCCCGCGATGCGCTTCATGGATGCCGGTCCGCACCGTGTCGACGGCATCGACTGCTTCGTCTCGCGCTCCGGCTATACCGGAGAGGACGGTTTCGAGATTTCGGTTCCGGCCGAACAGGCGGAGCGGCTGGCGAAAACCCTGCTGGCGAACGGCGACGTGCTGCCGATTGGGCTCGGGGCCCGCGACAGCCTGCGGCTGGAGGCCGGGCTTTGCCTCTACGGCCACGACATCGACACCTCCACGACGCCGGTCGAGGGCGCGCTGGAATGGTCCATTCAAAAGAGCCGCCGCAAGGGCGGCGCGCGGGCCGGCGGATTTCCCGGCGCGGACCGGATTTTCGGCCAGTTCGAACAGGGCGCGCCACGCCGCCGCGTCGGGCTGCGGCCCGAGGGCCGCGCCCCCGTGCGGGAGGGCGCGCCGCTGTTTGCCGATGCCAGTTCGAGCGAACAGATCGGCGCGGTCACCTCGGGCGGATTTGGGCCGAGCCTGAACGCGCCGGTGGCGATGGGCTATCTGCCGACGCCGCGCGCCACGCTCGGCACCACCGTGTTCGCCGAATTGCGCGGCCAGCGCCTGCCGCTGCGGGTCGCGGCCATGCCCTTCGTTGCCAATACCTACAAACGCTAA
- the gcvH gene encoding glycine cleavage system protein GcvH, with the protein MTTLYTSDHEWLRIEGDVATIGVTDYAQSQLGDVVFVELPKVGRNLKKAEAAAVVESVKAASDVYAPISGEVLEVNEALANEPALVNSDAAGKAWFFKIKIADKSELGGLMDEAAYKAHTA; encoded by the coding sequence ATGACCACGCTCTACACCTCCGATCACGAATGGCTCCGCATCGAGGGCGACGTCGCCACCATCGGCGTCACCGATTACGCCCAGTCGCAGCTCGGCGATGTCGTGTTCGTCGAACTGCCGAAGGTCGGCCGCAACCTGAAGAAGGCGGAAGCCGCCGCGGTGGTCGAATCCGTCAAGGCCGCCTCCGACGTCTACGCGCCAATTTCAGGCGAAGTGCTCGAAGTCAACGAGGCGCTCGCCAACGAGCCTGCGCTGGTGAATTCCGACGCCGCCGGCAAGGCGTGGTTTTTCAAGATCAAGATCGCAGACAAGAGCGAACTCGGCGGCCTGATGGATGAGGCCGCCTACAAGGCACATACGGCGTGA